In a genomic window of Candidatus Methylomirabilota bacterium:
- a CDS encoding electron transporter SenC: MGDYLEPIMRRHCGEHPQPTSLRGSVATAPYCHCEEPEATKQSHSARTVGLPRSLRSLAMTSLVMVLLILWSSGAASAAPQGSRWGAGYFPNVSLVTHEGQTVQLYDDLIKDKKVLINFIYATCDKACPLATAKLLQVQKRLGSRVGQDIFMYSITLDPEHDSPEVLKKYAERYRVGPGWLFLTGTRDAIDQVRYKFGERGEKESHTNFVRVGDGAKGQWMRLTLTGNIDLMVGEIGRMLDPARYYAGRPAKSFADAPKREITVEQRLLLNGQLVFRNQCAICHTLGKGSGMGPDLAGVTSRRERDWLARYLLAPDRLRADGDPIATELAAKYPSFPMPNVGLTHEQVSDLLDYLAAHDAARQGAQRTDSSPAPSPARGEGK, encoded by the coding sequence ATGGGCGATTACCTGGAGCCAATCATGAGACGACATTGCGGCGAACATCCTCAGCCTACGTCATTGCGAGGGAGCGTAGCGACCGCCCCTTATTGTCATTGCGAGGAGCCGGAGGCGACGAAGCAATCTCACAGTGCAAGAACGGTGGGATTGCCGCGCTCCCTTCGGTCGCTCGCAATGACGAGCTTGGTTATGGTCTTGCTGATTCTATGGTCATCCGGCGCCGCCTCGGCTGCGCCGCAGGGCTCGCGCTGGGGGGCGGGCTATTTCCCCAACGTGTCCCTGGTGACCCATGAAGGGCAGACGGTTCAGCTTTACGATGACCTGATCAAGGACAAGAAGGTCCTGATCAACTTCATCTATGCCACTTGTGACAAGGCCTGCCCGCTGGCGACGGCGAAGCTGCTGCAGGTGCAAAAGCGGCTGGGATCACGCGTGGGCCAGGATATCTTCATGTACTCCATCACGTTGGACCCGGAGCATGACAGCCCCGAGGTCCTGAAGAAGTATGCCGAACGGTACCGGGTCGGGCCTGGCTGGCTGTTTTTAACCGGCACGCGGGACGCTATCGATCAGGTCCGCTACAAGTTCGGCGAGCGGGGCGAGAAGGAGAGTCATACCAATTTCGTTCGGGTCGGCGACGGGGCAAAGGGCCAGTGGATGCGGCTGACGCTGACCGGCAACATCGACCTGATGGTCGGCGAAATCGGCAGGATGCTGGACCCTGCCAGGTATTATGCCGGGCGACCGGCAAAGAGCTTTGCGGACGCCCCGAAACGGGAGATCACGGTGGAGCAGCGGCTGCTGCTGAATGGACAGTTGGTGTTCCGGAATCAGTGCGCCATCTGCCACACCCTGGGCAAGGGCAGCGGCATGGGGCCCGATCTGGCAGGCGTGACGAGCCGCCGGGAGCGCGACTGGCTGGCCCGCTATCTGCTGGCCCCAGACCGGCTGCGGGCGGACGGCGATCCCATCGCAACGGAGCTTGCCGCGAAGTACCCCAGCTTCCCGATGCCCAACGTAGGGCTGACCCACGAGCAGGTGAGCGATCTGCTCGACTATCTGGCGGCGCATGATGCCGCCCGTCAAGGCGCACAGAGAACCGACTCCTCACCCGCGCCCTCTCCCGCAAGGGGAGAGGGGAAATAA